Below is a genomic region from Balneola sp. MJW-20.
TTGAACATGACCCTGAAATGATCAAGGCAGCAGATAATATAATCGACATCGGGCCATTTGCAGGCACGCATGGCGGAGAAGTGGTTTTTTCCGGCAGCTTTAAGGATCTGAAGAAGTCTGAGACCTTAACCGGTAAATATGTGAGTGGCAAAAAGCGCATACCTGTCCCTGAAAAGAGGAGAAAAGGGAATGATAAATATCTGAAGCTAAGAGGGGCTACTGAACACAACCTGAAAGATGTGGATGTAGATATCCCTTTAGGCAAGATGGTGGTGGTATCCGGAGTATCTGGATCCGGCAAGTCGACGCTGGTTCATGATACGATCTATGCCGGCATTCAAAATCACCTGGGCAGCTACAAAGATAAAGTAGGCCGTTTCAGAGATCTGAGTGGAATTGCAAATATCCATAATGTAGAAATGGTGGACCAAAGCCCTATCGGAAGATCTTCCAGATCTAATCCCGCTACCTATACAAAAGCATTTGACGGGATCCGGGATTTATTCTCAAATACCAAACAGGCTAAGATCATGGGTTATACGCCCGGGCATTTTTCATTCAATGTTCCTGGGGGAAGATGTGAGAATTGCCAGGGAGAGGGAGTTCAGAGAATAGAAATGCAGTTCATGGCAGATATTGAGCTGACCTGCGAAGTTTGTAACGGAACCCGATTTCGCAAAGATATTCTGAATATTAAGTACAGAGGGAAGAATATTCATGATGTGCTGGATATGCCGGTTTCCGAAGCCATCGAGTTCTTTGTAGATGAGACCAGCATCATTAATAAGCTTCAACCCCTTGAAGACGTGGGACTTGGTTACCTGAAGCTGGGACAGAGCGCAACGACACTGTCCGGAGGCGAAGCTCAGAGAGTTAAACTGGCGCGTTTCCTGTCTAAAACCAATACCGATCACACGTTGTATTTTTTCGATGAACCTACGACCGGACTTCACTTTGAAGATGTTGCTAAACTGCTGGATGCATTCAATGAATTGGTGGATCAGGGCCATTCAGTGATCATAATTGAACACAATCTGGATGTTATTAAATCAGCTGACTGGATCATAGACATTGGGCCTGAGGGTGGTTTTGCCGGCGGGCAGATCATAGCAGAAGGCACACCTGAAGACATCATGAAGAATAAAGAAAGTTATACCGGGTCATTCCTTAAAGAATATATTGATGAGCATTAATCACGACTGATTATCAATCGTGATTTGGAAGTTCCAGAGCAGAAGCGTAACGTTTTAATGATTATTCTGTCTTTATTCTGCGCTTATCTATAGCGGAAAAGTTTTAAACAATACAAAACGAAAGGTATTTAAAATGAAATCATCTGCAATTTTAAAGAGTATTCTAACTGTATTTGTACTACTGGCTGCACTGCAGACTGCGAATGCTCAGAACCTCCCAAAATTAGGTGTGAAGGGGGGATTAAACCTTACGACTCTTACTAATAGTGATGGGGTTGATACAAAAACGGGCTTTATAGCAGGAATTTTTACCCGTATAAATATTCCCGCAACACCGATCTCCATTCAGCCTGAATTGCTTTATGCGCAAATGGGAGCAGAAGTTAGCGGAGGCACCTGGGAACTGGATTATATCCAAATTCCGGTTATGGCGATATTTGAGTTCGATCTTCCGGTTGCCCCGATCACGCCAATGGTTGAGTTTGGTCCTTATTTAGGAGTTAATATGAAAGCCGATGGCCGGTTCAATGGGCAGAGTGTCGATTTTGAGGACTTCGTAAGAGATACGGATTATGGAGTTATGGTCGGTGCCGGTTTCGACCTTTCCAGGTTCACTCTTGGAGCCCGATACACATTTGGTCTGGCAGATGTATTTGAAGATCAGCTGGCAGACGGGGAAAAGAATGGCGGATTGTCTATTCTCGTATCCTTTTCGGTTAACTAATTATATGTAATCAAAAAAGGCAGCTGATCAGCTGCCTTTTGTTCTTTCAGGCATTTTATTTTACCTATACTGTTTGATAGTGATTAATTCGCTTGTTTTATTTTTTCTTTAGTATTCATAAAAAAATTCTGATGAGATCATTTAAAAGACTTTTAAGCCCTCTCTTGTTAACCGTAATAATTTTTGCTTCTTCGACCGGTATTAAAGCACAATTAATACCTCAAATCGGATTGAAGGGTGGCTTAAGTCTGTCCACGATCACAGACACTGATGATGCAGAGCGAATACCCAGACTGGTTGGAGGACTGTATGCGAGGGTTAATATTCCGGGATCTGCCATCAGCATACAACCCGAAGTTCTTTATGCTCAATATGGTGCGGATGTCACTTTCGGAAGGATCGAGCTGGATTATATTCAGGTGCCTGTACTGGCGAACTTTCAAATGTCAGTTCCATCGGCATCCATAAGACCCTGGATAGAGTTCGGACCCTATTTTTCATGGAGTATCAATAAGAACTTTGAGGCTAATGAAAGTAATACAGTTTCCGGCATTACAGAGTTGATCAATGATTCAGAATATGGTGCTGTTATCGGTGCAGGCGTCGACTTTTCAAAATTTATATTCGGAGTCCGGTATACTTTTGGGCTGGTGGATGTGTTTGATGAAAGCATATCTGACAGTGAAGTAAACGGAGCTCTGCAAGTCACCGCTGCGTATCGTTTATTCTGATATAAGTTTTCTTAAGGCCGGGAACACGGAGATTAAGTTTCTGTAATAGAATAATCGGCCTGAAAACATTTAATATATTCAGAGATCATCCCGGGCACCGCAAAGGCCTGGGCTGTTTTTCCCCGTGCTATTATCCATAATAAAGAGAGTTTGTTTTACAGAATTCTGACACTGAACTGGAAGATATTCCTGTCCAACCTGAATAGATTTCAGCTGTTGCTCACCATAGGTTATATTCTGTTTCTGGGAATAATGCTTGTTAATCTCATCGGTACAGCTATTGTAGTTTCTATCATGGATACCGATCCCTGGATGAAGGTTCAGATGCCGTGGCTGACACCGGATATCTACACTTTTATATTGCTGGTTTTTGCCAACACGTATTGGGTGATGCATTTTTCATTTACGAACCTGAGGCTGCTGAATATTCAGGAAAACAGAAAGTTACTGGGATATGGTTTTCCTCTCAAAAGACTTGCCAGGTATCTGCTTATTATAGGTTTTTGTCATCCTGTAAATATCATTTATAATCTGACCTGGCTGGTATTGCTGATGATACAGGTCGATCATGCTTACCAGGTGCCAACAGCTCTGGCGGGGATCACCCTGAACTATGTATTGATCTATTCTGTAAAACACCGGTTCCTGAAAGTGGTGGAGAGAAGATTTATTGCAGTACTGGTAGGCTTCCTCTTCTTTATTTTTGCACTATTTCAGGCAGTGACCATATTTGCATCGAATTCCCGTAAGATTCTGGAGGGAATCATCCCGGAAGTAGAGACGGTAAATGAATTTCTATCCTGGGGTCCGGGTGGAATGCTTCTACAACTTGTTAGTGAAAATTACGGCTGGGTCAATGCATTGATCATGATATTTTTTGGAAGCCTGCTGATCGGTCTGATCCTTGTTGATCATTTTAATCAGATGAAAAAAGGTTTGCAGAATCCCAGGATCAGAAAGGCAGAGGAAGAAAAGGGCTCTCTCTGGAAAATTTTGCGGAAAGTGCTCGGTTTAAATGCAGGTAAATACTATTACTACGTGATGACGCATCCCTATAACAAACTGCAACTTCTGACCCTTACGCTGATACCGATCGTATATGTGCCTTTGTTACTTTCGGTGGATTATCCTCTTGCCAGAAGTATACTCATACCAACTATTCTTGCCGGGATTCCTGTGGCTTTGTTGGCAATGGGAATGGCAAATATGTACGGATATGAAAACCGGGAGTTCCTGCTGCATATACAGTTTCCGGTTAAACTGGAGAAACAGTTAAAAGAACGCTTTCTCGGGGTCATCACTTTTCCTCTTATCATATTTTATGTGATCACCATATTTGAATTAATGATCCTACCCGATGTAGGTTCAACTTTCGGCATCTTTGTATCAAACACCTTTTTCTTCCTGATGTTCATGCTGCTTTTTGTATGGAGTTCGTACTTTCAGTATCAGAAAGCCACTTATTCTTCATTCAGTTACAAACATCCGATCATCCCACAAAAAGTTACATTTGCTATTTCATTTTTGATATTCAGCATGGGATATCTTGTTTTTTTGCCGCTTAACGGACTGGAATGGTATAGGATAACAATACTGCTGGTGGTTATCGGAGTAATGGTGATCTATTTATGGAGACATATGGATGTACTGGTCAGTTTATTTAAAAACAGAGTATTAATGAGGTTATGGAGCGAGCTGTAGATATTAACAACCTGTTTAAAAGTTATGATGATATTGAGGTTCTGAAAGATCTGAACCTTGAGATCCCAAAAGGAACTATATTCGGGTTAATAGGTCCGAACGGGGCCGGTAAAAGCACCCTGATCGGGATTCTGACGGGGCTGCTTAGTTATGAGAAGGGAGAGATCTTTGTTCATGATATGGAGCTTAATCCGGCCAATGAAACGGATATCAAAAAGAAGATCGCATCTGTACTTCAGCCGCCGCTATTGTTTGAACAGTTCAGCAGCATAGAGTTCATAGAGTATATCTGTGAAGTGTATGGTGTAGAAAAAGAAGGACTGGTTGAAAAGGCATATTCACTGATGGAGTATTTTGACATTAAGGATTATGCCCGGGTTAAAGTGAATAAACTTTCATCGGGAAGCCGGAAGAAACTGGCCTTCACTACGGCCGTGCTTACGGAACCGGAGCTGTTATTGCTGGACGAGCCATTTGAGGCCGTTGATGTGATATCTATTGAAAGGATGAAAAACATTATCCGTAAGCTGAAGAACCGTGGGGTTACCATTATCATCACCAGTCATATTCTGGAGGTTGTTGAAAACCTTTGCGATGATATCGCAATTCTGCATCACGGGGATATCATAGCCTACCTGGATTCTGTCAGCCGAAAAGAGCTTCAAAAAGATTCCAGCCTGCATGAAATTTTTGCTCACTATGTGCCGGTTGAAAAGAAAGATGATATTGTTGACTGGCTGTAAATTGATTATAGTTAATCATTAAACATTAATGAACGGGAGACTGATATGATGATGAAAATGATTAACACCCTGATGCTGTGCTTTTTGTGCATGAACTTGTATGCACAGAGGCCCGACCCAATGAAGCCCCAGGGAGAGAATCTGAAGGTGCCGGACGGCTGGGTGGTAAGAACTGATCAGACTGGTACCGATGTAGATGTGGGGGATGATCCCGAGACTGCTGAGATCTATTTTGTAAATATGACACCCGGGTGGCACATAACCACCGGACCGAGGGCAATTTTTTATCATCCTGCAAATACTTCAGAGGGCACGTATATGCTAAATGCTAAACTGCATCTTTTTAACCCGGAAGGCAGAAACCGTGAAGCCTATGGACTATTATTTGGGGGTAAAGATCTGGAAGGCGAAAATCAGTCTTACCTTTATTTTGTGATCAGGAATACCGGAGAGTACCTGATCAAGCGAAGACAAGGAGAAGAAACGATGGTTATTGAAGACTGGACCGGCAGTGATTATATCAGAATTTATGACAATCCGGAAGTAGCCTCGGTTGAGAATACACTGGGAGTAGAATTTGATGGTACAAAACTAAGGTTCTTTATAAATGGTCAGCGAGTTTATACAATGGATAAAGGCACTTATGATCCAATCGGCTTGTATGGACTCAGAGTTAATCACAGAATGAATCTTCATGTTGAAGATCTGACGCTCTCAGACTAAACATCGGCAGCTGGTTAAAAACATTTTCATTTATCTGTAACTATAATCAGAGTTGTGCGTAACATCCCCCGTCTTAACCCAAAAGGAGCACGAGAGATGAAATATTTAAAATTAACAATCCTGCCAGCACTTATTATAGCACTCACAGCATGTTCTGTGAAGACGGAAAGAAATTCTTCTATTACCAGAGTAAAAGAGATGCCCGTTTCATATCTGGATGAGGTACTACCACAACCCCTGGGTGAAATTGAATTATATAAGGATGGATCTGAGGTTACCGGAGAATATATTGAACTGGGAATAGTGGAGATTAAAGAAATAAATACCGATAATAGTTACGAAGCGATTATGGATCGGCTCAAAAAAGAAGCCAAAGACCTGAGAGCAACCGGAGTACTTCTTTTATCTGATCAGAGTAGTTTAGATAAAGGGGTAGAACACAGGGAGCTTAAAGCGGTCGCGATCTACGCGCTGGATAAGGCGATACTAAATGAAGCCATAGTAGCTTTATAGATTATAGGTCCTCTTATCGGGATGGATAGTAATTAGGCCACATCTGAATTCAGTTGTGGCTTTTTTTTGGACCATAGTTTGCATATCTACCCTCCATGGAAACTATAGTACAAGCATTTGAAAGTTCCTGGAAACAGATACAGGAGTCAGCTCCACAGCTAATTGCGGCCTTTGCTGTCCTGATCATATTCTGGCTGATCGGTAATGGCATCAGCCGGGTCATCAAAAAAACACTGGGGACGGAGAGGAAGACTCTCAGAAAGACTAATTTTTTAACCAGGATCGCACGGTGGACCTTCAATATAATCGGTCTGGTTGCTGCACTGCATATTATTGGTCTTACTGAATTAGCCACCAGCTTCCTGGCCGCTGGTGGGGTAGCGGCAGTAGTGCTGGGTTTTGCATTTCGTGAGATAGGGGAGAATCTTCTAGCGGGAATTTTTATGTCTTTCAGCCGCTCTTTTGAAGTGGGGGATGTAATTGAAAGTAACGGCCTCCGTGGTACAGTAAAAAGAATCAATGTGAGGGATGTTCATATCAGAACTGCGGATGGATGTGACATATATATTCCAAGTGCGATGATCTTTAAAAATCCACTGCTCAATTTTACGAAAGACGGTCTTCGCAGAGTGAGTTTTATTGTAGGACTTGATTACGGAGATAATCTTGGGGAAGCCCAGAATGAGATGAGATCAAAATTAGAAGCGCTTGATTATATTCTTAAAGATCCGGAGCCAAAAGTAGAACTGGCGAACTTTTCTTCCTCCTATGCTGAAATCGAGGTCTTTTTCTGGATGAATACATTTGGCAGTAAGGAAACCATCTCACAGAAAAAAACACGGGTAATGCATGAGTGCCTCAATTTACTGAAAAATGGAGGGTATACGCTCAGTTCAGAGGTTACCACAGCGATCGTTCACTCTCCGGTTCAAGTAAACCTCCGGAAAGACTGAAAAAAGCAGGCTCAGAGGCCCCAGCTTTTTTTAAGCAGTTCCAGCTTTTCTTCTTCTGTTTTATTCAGTTTGCTGTCGCTGGTCGCAATAGATTCCAGTAATGAGTAAGTAAGTTGCCTTCTGCGGTCAGAGAAATTTCGGGTGATGTACTCAATAGCATCATTCTCTGCTTCTTTGATTCCTTCAGTACTCAGTGCATTCAAATGAGAAAGAGTTTTCCGATATGTCTGAAGGTCGTAATGCATATTATCCATGATCCTTTTTACGGCAGATTCCTCTTCAAACGAGATCGCTCCGTCAGAACTTTCGATCCAGAAGATCAATACGTCAATTGCTGTTTCATCAGTAAGGGAAAAAGAACTCATAGATAAAGTGATTTAAAATTCATCGGATAAAAGATCACAGATCTCTTCTAAAAGATCTTTTTGATCTGCTGTGATCGAGTTTAACGTGTTGGAATCAATGTCGATCTGAGCAACAAAGTCTCCGTCTTTCATGATGGGCA
It encodes:
- a CDS encoding porin family protein, producing MKSSAILKSILTVFVLLAALQTANAQNLPKLGVKGGLNLTTLTNSDGVDTKTGFIAGIFTRINIPATPISIQPELLYAQMGAEVSGGTWELDYIQIPVMAIFEFDLPVAPITPMVEFGPYLGVNMKADGRFNGQSVDFEDFVRDTDYGVMVGAGFDLSRFTLGARYTFGLADVFEDQLADGEKNGGLSILVSFSVN
- a CDS encoding porin family protein, which encodes MRSFKRLLSPLLLTVIIFASSTGIKAQLIPQIGLKGGLSLSTITDTDDAERIPRLVGGLYARVNIPGSAISIQPEVLYAQYGADVTFGRIELDYIQVPVLANFQMSVPSASIRPWIEFGPYFSWSINKNFEANESNTVSGITELINDSEYGAVIGAGVDFSKFIFGVRYTFGLVDVFDESISDSEVNGALQVTAAYRLF
- a CDS encoding ABC transporter ATP-binding protein; amino-acid sequence: MERAVDINNLFKSYDDIEVLKDLNLEIPKGTIFGLIGPNGAGKSTLIGILTGLLSYEKGEIFVHDMELNPANETDIKKKIASVLQPPLLFEQFSSIEFIEYICEVYGVEKEGLVEKAYSLMEYFDIKDYARVKVNKLSSGSRKKLAFTTAVLTEPELLLLDEPFEAVDVISIERMKNIIRKLKNRGVTIIITSHILEVVENLCDDIAILHHGDIIAYLDSVSRKELQKDSSLHEIFAHYVPVEKKDDIVDWL
- a CDS encoding mechanosensitive ion channel family protein, whose protein sequence is METIVQAFESSWKQIQESAPQLIAAFAVLIIFWLIGNGISRVIKKTLGTERKTLRKTNFLTRIARWTFNIIGLVAALHIIGLTELATSFLAAGGVAAVVLGFAFREIGENLLAGIFMSFSRSFEVGDVIESNGLRGTVKRINVRDVHIRTADGCDIYIPSAMIFKNPLLNFTKDGLRRVSFIVGLDYGDNLGEAQNEMRSKLEALDYILKDPEPKVELANFSSSYAEIEVFFWMNTFGSKETISQKKTRVMHECLNLLKNGGYTLSSEVTTAIVHSPVQVNLRKD